The following proteins are encoded in a genomic region of Chelmon rostratus isolate fCheRos1 chromosome 3, fCheRos1.pri, whole genome shotgun sequence:
- the LOC121604785 gene encoding uncharacterized protein LOC121604785, translating to MSEHLRGSYYESSPPELRLVLLGNIGCGKTSSANTILGELSPVSPGASRSCQLRQGVSDGRSVTLVEAPRWYWNGGKMEDSVRKETKRAIPLVAPGPHAILLLVPVSQFTEMEGRVPAELEEVFGEEALDHTLVLLTCGDYLMGRKVEEYLQKEHPGLRQIIEHCGGRYHVINNRQQQDREQVRELLEKVDKMVSKNGVYYMKTAQERDLEKRVKERRRELMESYRAQKEERRETVASTHITNTETKRSIDRGEERSAALESRRREERDVMEGRVGVSQVSNGLHSTPAPEQQSYPEQRDDRSVKRTPSFRLNADGAILSQMSEVKPASKMITTFHHRINSFEERSPEASPTSASHSPVFSSSPSSPTFTSSPYSTPTFPPSSSSSSSSSSPELRVVLLGRSGAGKSTVGNSILGREEFESRPESLTAITQECEKKKALVEGRRVAVVDTPDWFNSEQSPDEVRAQISSCVALSSPGPHAFLLCVPLDQPAKTELQALGALESVFGPEAVQKHTMVLFTYVDRLRESGKAGHNSVEAYIAGQRGDLLKLVEKCGDRFHVMENGRDWREKRNVAELLQKVEQTVEEAGGQCYSCPAFQEAENRVRQRQVEIARERKGKKLEEGRQEDVRQLSSERRVLYPYMQPVAEAEEEVREDEIEKTRDEAEMSVKAMNIESLPPITLSTMSPSLLRSIMEKMECSAKNLPKLLADSSVWVCEGAKNVKNSPVWGTVGSGAQNVQKMVVDSSVWGKVGAGAGHVSKLVGDRVPKVVVDGSTWVGSGAKAAAASPMWEKVGSGAKVMAESSMRVGAGIGAGAKNLAQSPMWGKVGSGAKTGAKLVADSSVRVGAGLGAGAKKVAQSPVWGKVGSEAKARAKMVAESSVWEKIATTAKQVPKVVIGGALLGLVLGVFLGGVIGGAVGAAAGSAVSEVGRRKFSNKNTLENTDDAANSVARTVNDSVDSLVKQGEKVLKTE from the exons ATGAGTGAACACTTGAGAGGGAGCTACTATGAGTCCTCGCCCCCAGAGCTCAGACTTGTTCTTCTGGGAAACATTGGATGTGGAAAGACGTCGTCAGCAAACACTATCCTGGGCGAGCTGTCCCCCGTCTCTCCAGGTGCCTCCAGGAGCTGCCAGCTGCGACAGGGCGTCTCTGATGGCAGGAGTGTGACCCTGGTGGAGGCGCCGAGGTGGTACTGGAACGGCGGCAAGATGGAGGACAGCGTCAGGAAGGAGACGAAGCGAGCAATCCCACTAGTAGCACCAGGCCCACATGCTATTTTGCTGCTAGTGCCTGTTAGCCAGTTCACAGAG ATGGAAGGTCGTGtgcctgcagagctggaggaggtgttTGGGGAGGAGGCGCTGGATCACACCCTGGTCCTGCTGACCTGTGGGGACTACTTGATGGGAAGAAAAGTGGAG GAATACCTGCAGAAAGAACACCCAGGCCTGAGGCAGATAATTGAACACTGTGGGGGGAGGTACCATGTCATCAATAATCgtcagcagcaggacagggagCAGGTCCGTGAGCTGCTGGAGAAG GTGGACAAAATGGTGAGTAAAAATGGGGTGTACTATATGAAAACAGCCCAGGAGAGAGATCTGGAGAAACGAGTGAAAGAAAGAAGGCGAGAACTCATGGAAAGTTATAGAGCtcaaaaggaggagagaagagagacggTCGCTTCAACgcacatcacaaacacagaaacaaagaggagtATCGATAGAGGAGAGGAGCGCAGCGCCGCCCTGGAGAGtaggagaagggaggagagggatgtGATGGAGGGAAGAGTGGGCGTGAGCCAAGTGTCTAACGGGCTTCATTCAACTCCAGCGCCAGAGCAACAGTCATATCCAGAGCAGCGTGATGACAGAAGCGTGAAGAGGACGCCCAGTTTCAGACTAAATGCAG ATGGAGCTATACTCTCACAAATGTCTGAGGTTAAACCAGCTTCCAAAATGATCACCACTT TTCACCACAGAATCAACAGCTTTGAAGAGAGATCCCCTGAGGCATCTCCAACCTCTGCGTCTCATTCGCCCgtcttctcctcttccccctcctcgccaaccttcacctcctctccctaCTCCACCCCGACattccccccctcctcctcctcctcctcctcgtcatcctctccgGAGCTGCGTGTGGTGCTGCTCGGGAGATCTGGAGCAGGGAAGAGCACCGTTGGCAACAGCATACTGGGGCGGGAGGAGTTTGAGTCACGCCCGGAAAGCCTCACAGCAATCACTCAGGagtgtgagaaaaagaaagctctGGTTGAAGGAAGACGG GTGGCGGTGGTGGATACTCCAGACTGGTTCAATTCAGAGCAAAGTCCAGATGAAGTGCGAGCTCAGATCTCTTCCTGTGTGGCTCTGTCCAGTCCTGGTCCTCACGCCTTCCTCCTGTGTGTCCCCTTAGACCAGCCTGCAAAGACCGAGCTGCAGGCTCTCGGGGCCCTCGAGTCCGTTTTTGGCCCAGAGGCAGTCCAGAAACACACTATGGTCCTCTTTACTTACGTAGATCGACTGAGGGAGAGCGGGAAGGCTGGGCACAATAGCGTGGAGGCATATATTGCTGGTCAGCGGGGGGATTTGTTAAAGCTCGTGGAGAAATGCGGGGACAGGTTTCATGTAATGGAGAACGGAAGAGattggagagagaagaggaatgTGGCGGAGCTGCTACAGAAGGTGGAGCAGACAGTGGAGGAGGCTGGAGGCCAGTGTTATTCTTGTCCAGCTTTTCAGGAGGCGGAGAACAGAGTGAGGCAGAGGCAGGTGGAGATagcgagggagagaaaggggaaaaagtTAGAGGAAGGGAGACAAGAAGACGTTAGACAGCTCAGCTCTGAAAGGCGGGTTCTTTATCCCTACATGCAGCCTGTGGCCGAGGcagaagaggaagtgagagaggaCGAGATTGAGAAAACAAGGGACGAGGCAGAGATGAGTGTAAAAGCCATGAATATCGAGAGCCTTCCTCCGATTACGCTTTCCACCATGTCACCTTCACTTCTCCGTTCCATTATGGAGAAAATGGAGTGTAGTGCAAAGAATTTACCGAAGCTGTTGGCCGATAGCTCTGTGTGGGTCTGCGAGGGGGCAAAGAACGTGAAAAATAGTCCAGTGTGGGGGACAGTCGGCAGCGGAGCACAAAACGTCCAGAAGATGGTGGTTGATAGTTCTGTGTGGGGAAAGGTGGGAGCTGGTGCCGGACATGTGTCCAAACTGGTAGGAGATAGAGTTCCCAAGGTAGTGGTGGACGGTTCTACGTGGGTGGGATCTGGGGCAAAGGCAGCAGCGGCAAGTCCCATGTGGGAAAAAGTTGGTTCAGGGGCCAAAGTGATGGCAGAGAGTTCCATGCGTGTTGGAGCTGGGATTGGAGCCGGGGCGAAGAATTTGGCGCAGAGTCCTATGTGGGGAAAAGTAGGATCTGGGGCCAAAACTGGAGCCAAACTGGTGGCTGACAGCTCTGTGCGAGTTGGAGCTGGACTTGGTGCCGGTGCAAAGAAGGTGGCGCAGAGTCCAGTGTGGGGGAAGGTGGGCTCTGAGGCCAAAGCCAGGGCCAAAATGGTGGCAGAGAGCTCAGTGTGGGAGAAAATTGCGACTACTGCTAAACAGGTGCCCAAGGTAGTCATAGGGGGTGCATTGCTGGGTCTGGTGCTTGGTGTGTTTTTGGGGGGGGTGATCGGCGGAGCTGTCGGGGCAGCTGCTGGATCTGCGGTATCTGAGGTGGGTAGACGAAAATTcagcaacaagaacacattagAAAACACAGATGATGCTGCAAACAGTGTGGCGAGAACAGTGAACGACAGCGTGGACTCACTGGTTAAACAAGGAGAGAAAGTactgaaaactgaatga
- the LOC121604575 gene encoding uncharacterized protein LOC121604575 isoform X2, with product MDAEVGLESGLSQRENKRSLKDSMMDEEELERLYKEPKGLLNKQHSGNSGAEPALYGAESSSFLPASPVCVPQARWEIRTGGEDFQDKLLHLCCTAEGSIDQASPSSMLEYLVYLDNQHNMADCPITTAITPPATPVSHRPYRDTLRSTSRGPGCSKPDPVSAAAHLHLLGESLSLIGHHLQETNKMVSVSSSLSLLLDSLLCALAPLICLTTEIPELQSDTQHTLASTLENIAYVMPGM from the exons ATGGACGCTGAAGTGGGCCTAGAGAGTGGACTCAGccagagagagaataaaaggtCCCTCAAAGACTCAATGATGGacgaggaggagctggagaggctcTACAAG GAACCAAAAGGCTTGCTTAACAAGCAACACTCTG GCAACAGCGGAGCTGAGCCTGCACTCTATGGAGCAGagtcctccagcttcctccctgcttctcctgtctgtgtgccaCAAGCTAGATGGGAAAtaagaacaggaggagag GACTTCCAAGACAagttgctgcatttgtgttgtacagcagagggcagcattgATCAG GCAAGTCCAAGCTCCATGTTGGAGTACTTGGTGTATCTAGATAACCAGCACAACATGGCAGACTGTCCCATTACCACGGCTATCACCCCTCCTGCCACTCCAGTGAGCCACAGGCCAT ACAGGGACACTCTCAGATCAACATCCAGGGGTCCTGGCTGCTCGAAACCGGatcctgtcagtgctgcagctcacctgcacCTGTTGGGGGAATCATTGTCCTTGATTGGACACCATCTTCAGGAGACTAAT aaaATGGTGAGTGTGTCGAGTAGCTTGTCTCTACTCTTGGATTCTCTGCTGTGTGCCCTGGCTCCTCTGATCTGCCTCACCACAGAGATACCAGAGCTGCAGAgcgacacacaacacacactg GCCTCCACACTGGAAAACATTGCCTATGTGATGCCCGGGATGTGA
- the LOC121604575 gene encoding uncharacterized protein LOC121604575 isoform X1 yields the protein MDAEVGLESGLSQRENKRSLKDSMMDEEELERLYKEPKGLLNKQHSGNSGAEPALYGAESSSFLPASPVCVPQARWEIRTGGEDFQDKLLHLCCTAEGSIDQASPSSMLEYLVYLDNQHNMADCPITTAITPPATPVSHRPCPFIPVPSSVIPSTLSSVVHPMVSSPMTDTCTPISSLCCVTASDRDTLRSTSRGPGCSKPDPVSAAAHLHLLGESLSLIGHHLQETNKMVSVSSSLSLLLDSLLCALAPLICLTTEIPELQSDTQHTLASTLENIAYVMPGM from the exons ATGGACGCTGAAGTGGGCCTAGAGAGTGGACTCAGccagagagagaataaaaggtCCCTCAAAGACTCAATGATGGacgaggaggagctggagaggctcTACAAG GAACCAAAAGGCTTGCTTAACAAGCAACACTCTG GCAACAGCGGAGCTGAGCCTGCACTCTATGGAGCAGagtcctccagcttcctccctgcttctcctgtctgtgtgccaCAAGCTAGATGGGAAAtaagaacaggaggagag GACTTCCAAGACAagttgctgcatttgtgttgtacagcagagggcagcattgATCAG GCAAGTCCAAGCTCCATGTTGGAGTACTTGGTGTATCTAGATAACCAGCACAACATGGCAGACTGTCCCATTACCACGGCTATCACCCCTCCTGCCACTCCAGTGAGCCACAGGCCATGTCCGTTCATACCTGTTCCTAGTTCAGTGATACCTTCTACATTGAGCTCTGTAGTTCATCCCATGGTATCCAGCCCCATGACTGACACCTGTACTCCCATTAGTTCTTTGTGCTGTGTCACCGCTTCAGACAGGGACACTCTCAGATCAACATCCAGGGGTCCTGGCTGCTCGAAACCGGatcctgtcagtgctgcagctcacctgcacCTGTTGGGGGAATCATTGTCCTTGATTGGACACCATCTTCAGGAGACTAAT aaaATGGTGAGTGTGTCGAGTAGCTTGTCTCTACTCTTGGATTCTCTGCTGTGTGCCCTGGCTCCTCTGATCTGCCTCACCACAGAGATACCAGAGCTGCAGAgcgacacacaacacacactg GCCTCCACACTGGAAAACATTGCCTATGTGATGCCCGGGATGTGA
- the LOC121604652 gene encoding vegetative cell wall protein gp1-like has protein sequence MSTAPPPAPPPPPPCTNQPCRSSPTPCPGYAAIPFFSKERPPVQETSPSPETVNDAEDAPCTPPLPVENGPQFPSSEGQEDNPDSEENLVPKQETDPAPQTLSGPQLTEQRDEAVAQMDQAADDQSP, from the exons ATG TCAACAGCTCCACCACCGgcaccaccccctcctcccccctgtACAAACCAACCTTGTAGGAGCAGTCCCACACCGTGCCCTGGATATGCTGCAATACCATTTTTTTCTAAAGAGAGACCTCCAGTCCAAGAGACGAGTCCTTCACCAGAGACTGTTAATGACGCAGAG GATGCACCTTGTACACCACCGCTTCCAGTGGAAAATGGACCCCAGTTTCCATCATCAGAAGGACAAGAAGACAATCCTGATAGTGAAGAGAACCTTGTTCCAAAGCAGGAAACTGATCCTGCCCCACAGACACTCAGTGGCCCACAG CTGACGGAGCAGCGAGATGAAGCAGTCGCTCAGATGGACCAGGCTGCAGACGACCAATCGCCCTGA
- the rnf11a gene encoding RING finger protein 11a yields the protein MGNCLFSQGADDLSLLNESEGGSLPGEPPPPYQPFQERTQPLPVYHPTPGESRLACQLTEEEQVRIAQRIGLIQHLPRGIFDPGSDPSDKKVKECVICMMDFEYSDPIRFLPCLHIYHVDCIDPWLMRSFTCPSCMEPVDAALLSSYETN from the exons ATGGGGAACTGTCTGTTTTCACAAGGTGCGGATGACCTGTCGCTGCTGAACGAGTCCGAGGGCGGCAGCCTGCCCGGAGAGCCTCCGCCGCCTTACCAg CCTTTTCAGGAGCGCACCCAGCCGCTGCCGGTGTACCATCCCACTCCAGGTGAGAGTCGTCTGGCGTGCCAGCTGACCGAGGAGGAGCAGGTCCGCATTGCCCAGCGAATCGGTCTTATCCAGCACCTGCCCAGAGGTATCTTCGACCCAGGCTCCGACCCCTCTgacaagaaagtgaaaga GTGTGTGATCTGCATGATGGATTTTGAGTACAGCGATCCCATTCGGTTCTTGCCCTGCCTTCACATCTACCACGTGGATTGCATCGACCCCTGGCTGATGCGCTCCTTCACCTGCCCCTCCTGCATGGAGCCGGTAGATGCAGCCCTGCTGTCCTCTTACGAAACCAACTGA
- the LOC121604001 gene encoding heme oxygenase-like yields the protein METEKRTQTTAEQTTDRDLSEQIKKVTKESHVRAENTELMLSFQRGQVTLQQYKLLLCSLYEIYQALEEELERNCNHPGVAPIYFPAELARLEAIEKDLEFFYGQNWREKIVVPAATKRYSHRLRQIGKENPEFLVAHAYTRYLGDLSGGQVLGRIAQKSMGLKDREGLAFFAFPGVSSPNLFKQLYRSRMNSVELTEEERNGVLEEAVRAFEFNIQVFDDLQKMLSVTENQLQNSSTHSKPVKTLQIDGTIIKTTPLLRMILGLFVALATVSMGIYAL from the exons ATGGAGACCGAGAAGAGAACTCAGACTACAGCAGAGCAGACAACTGACCG GGATCTGTCAGAACAAATCAAAAAGGTGACAAAGGAGAGTCACGTCAGGgcagaaaacactgagctgatgCTGAGCTTCCAGAGGGGACAagtcacactgcagcagtaCAAG cttctcctGTGCTCGCTGTATGAGATCTACCAGGCCttggaggaagagctggagaggaactgcAACCACCCGGGCGTCGCACCCATTTACTTCCCGGCTGAGTTGGCCAGGCTGGAGGCCATCGAGAAAGACCTGGAGTTCTTCTACGGCCAGAACTGGAGAGAGAAGATTGTCGTCCCCGCAGCCACTAAAAGATACTCCCACAGACTCAGACAG attgGTAAAGAAAACCCTGAATTTCTGGTTGCCCACGCTTACACCCGGTACCTCGGGGACCTGTCTGGAGGTCAGGTCCTGGGTCGAATCGCCCAGAAGTCCATGGGgctgaaggacagagagggTCTGGCTTTCTTCGCTTTCCCTGGTGTGTCCAGCCCCAACCTGTTCAAACAGCTGTATCGCAGTAGAATGAACAGCGTGgagctgacagaggaggagaggaacggCGTGCTGGAGGAGGCTGTCAGAGCTTTCGAGTTCAACATTCAG GTCTTTGATGATTTACAGAAGATGCTGAGTGTCACAGAAAACCAGCTGCAGAATAGTTCAACACACTCCAAACCAGTAAAGACGCTCCAGATCGATGGAACCATCATCAAAACTACCCCACTGCTCAGGATGATTCTGGGACTGTTTGTGGCTCTGGCCACAGTCAGTATGGGAATCTATGCTCTTTAG